The Tautonia rosea genome includes a region encoding these proteins:
- the cimA gene encoding citramalate synthase, translating into MTRIAIYDTTLRDGSQGEGVNFSLQDKLLITQRLDELGIDYVEGGYPLSNPKDEAFFRAVRDLDLSHARVAAFGMTRRRDIAAEDDPGMKALVGAGSAVITVVGKSWDLHAREVLGVSLDENLRMIADSVAFLGSASHGPEIVYDAEHFFDGYRHNPDYALNTIRHAAEAGASWIVLCDTNGGTLPEQIAEAIDAVRSVTSVPLGIHTHNDGELAVANTLAAIRRGATQVQGTINGIGERCGNVDLCSVIANLSLKYDGYELLRPGSLTHLTEVSRYVYELANLNFRNGQPFVGASAFAHKGGMHVHGIRKVVHSYEHIDPSLVGNERRVLVSELSGRSNIAEKLAEHGLEHDSALMARVLARVQDLENEGYQFEAAEASFVLLVEKEAGRYQNWFERLHYHVSVEARDGGEPITEATVKLRVGETIEHTVSEGDGPVNALDGALRKALESHFPRLREMSLVDYKVRVINARAGTAASVRVVIESRDKDSVWGTVGVSENVIEASWLALVDAFDHKLSKDARESASQRSQGNLASASSGGPGL; encoded by the coding sequence ATGACGCGCATCGCCATCTACGACACCACTCTGCGCGACGGCAGCCAGGGCGAGGGAGTGAACTTCTCGCTGCAGGATAAGCTGCTTATTACTCAACGGCTCGATGAACTGGGGATCGATTACGTGGAAGGGGGGTATCCCCTCTCCAACCCTAAAGACGAGGCATTTTTCCGAGCGGTCCGCGACCTGGACCTCTCCCATGCACGGGTTGCCGCGTTTGGCATGACCCGCCGCAGAGACATTGCTGCGGAAGATGATCCGGGAATGAAGGCGCTCGTCGGCGCCGGGTCTGCGGTCATCACCGTGGTTGGCAAGAGTTGGGATCTGCACGCCCGAGAGGTGCTCGGCGTCAGCCTGGACGAGAACCTTCGGATGATCGCCGATTCCGTGGCATTTCTCGGGTCCGCGTCTCACGGTCCTGAGATCGTGTATGATGCTGAACACTTTTTTGACGGCTACCGTCATAACCCTGACTACGCCCTGAACACGATTCGGCACGCGGCAGAGGCAGGGGCGTCCTGGATTGTGCTTTGCGACACCAACGGCGGAACCTTGCCCGAGCAGATCGCCGAGGCGATTGATGCGGTTCGATCCGTGACCTCTGTGCCCCTTGGCATCCATACGCACAATGACGGTGAGCTGGCCGTCGCCAACACACTGGCTGCGATCCGGCGCGGGGCAACGCAGGTGCAAGGGACGATCAATGGTATCGGCGAGCGCTGCGGAAACGTCGACCTGTGTAGCGTGATCGCCAACCTGTCATTGAAATATGACGGATACGAGTTACTGCGACCGGGAAGCCTGACACATCTGACGGAGGTGTCTCGCTACGTATACGAACTGGCGAATTTGAATTTCCGAAACGGCCAGCCGTTTGTGGGAGCCAGTGCGTTCGCCCATAAAGGGGGGATGCATGTTCATGGGATTCGTAAGGTCGTTCACAGTTACGAGCATATCGATCCGAGCCTGGTCGGCAACGAGCGTCGGGTGCTTGTGAGCGAGCTGTCCGGCCGATCGAACATTGCGGAGAAGCTGGCCGAGCATGGTCTGGAACATGATTCGGCGTTGATGGCACGAGTGCTCGCTCGGGTGCAGGATCTCGAGAACGAGGGGTATCAGTTCGAAGCCGCCGAGGCCAGCTTCGTCTTGCTTGTGGAGAAGGAAGCGGGTCGCTATCAGAACTGGTTCGAGCGGCTGCACTATCACGTGAGTGTCGAGGCGCGCGACGGGGGTGAGCCGATTACCGAGGCGACGGTCAAGCTTCGTGTCGGTGAGACGATCGAGCACACCGTGAGCGAGGGAGATGGCCCGGTCAATGCCCTGGACGGTGCCTTGCGCAAAGCGCTTGAATCGCACTTCCCAAGGCTCCGGGAAATGAGTCTGGTGGACTACAAGGTACGTGTGATCAACGCTCGCGCCGGAACTGCGGCCAGCGTCCGCGTGGTGATTGAGAGCCGCGACAAGGATTCGGTCTGGGGAACAGTCGGCGTGTCCGAGAACGTGATCGAGGCGAGTTGGCTTGCGCTCGTTGATGCCTTCGATCACAAGCTTTCGAAAGACGCGAGAGAATCGGCGTCGCAGCGATCACAGGGGAATCTGGCTTCCGCGTCCTCTGGTGGCCCTGGTTTGTGA
- a CDS encoding bis(5'-nucleosyl)-tetraphosphatase: MRQIRACGILLMTRTDPRSFLLMRHKDRWDLPKGRVDPGESDLECAYREFEEETGIPRSSILLDESFRFELVYYPVRKKTGTPDCKTLVIFLATVPDRPKILATEHLGHEWFSWQPPHNIQERTINPLLAAVAQHLDGHGSIGNGDRF, encoded by the coding sequence ATGCGACAGATCCGAGCCTGCGGCATTTTGTTGATGACCCGAACCGATCCCCGATCGTTCTTACTCATGCGACACAAAGACCGCTGGGATCTGCCCAAGGGGCGAGTCGATCCCGGCGAGTCGGACCTGGAGTGCGCGTACCGCGAGTTTGAGGAGGAAACGGGGATTCCCCGATCCTCGATCCTTCTTGATGAGAGCTTTCGGTTCGAATTGGTTTATTATCCTGTCCGCAAAAAGACAGGAACACCCGATTGCAAGACGCTCGTGATCTTCCTGGCAACCGTGCCTGATCGTCCCAAGATTTTGGCCACGGAGCATCTCGGACACGAATGGTTCTCCTGGCAACCCCCACATAATATCCAGGAGCGGACGATTAACCCTTTGCTGGCAGCGGTCGCGCAGCATCTGGACGGACACGGCTCGATCGGGAACGGTGATCGATTCTGA